In Citrus sinensis cultivar Valencia sweet orange chromosome 2, DVS_A1.0, whole genome shotgun sequence, a single genomic region encodes these proteins:
- the LOC102613026 gene encoding pentatricopeptide repeat-containing protein At5g61990, mitochondrial-like: MRALTRASSHVLNARTRPMPTRRFSSQTQLTEQEATVRQITSILTQNDWQRLLTSSNVPKKLNPDVIRSVIHLNRAHNLTRLLSFFHWSERQMGTCQNDLKVLSLLFVVLCNCKMYGPASAIVKRMISDGNNSGFEILSAVDGCFRESDEFACKGLVFNMLIDGYSKIGLLDEAVDLFSCDTGCEFVPSLFSCNALLRDLLKGKKMELFWKVWAKMNKMNAGGFEFDVYSYTTVIDAYFKVRNAEEGKRVFSEMGEKGCRPNVATYNVVIGGLCRVGFVDEAVELKNSMVEKGLVPDSYTYVNLIYGFSAAKRLGDVRLVLSELIGKGLKLDTVAYYALIDGFVKQGDVEEAFRVKDELVASGNQIDLVIYNTLLKGFCKSGKMEKAREVLNEIIRMGIEPNSRTYTSLIQGYCRMRKMVSAFELLDEMKKKNLVPSVFTYGVIIDGLCHCGDLRQINAILGEMITRGLKPNAIIYTNLVSTYFKKNKLQEAGKLVERMRREGITPDVSCFNSLIIGLCKAKRMDEARIYLVEMLRRGLKPNIHSFRAFILGYCMAGEMQTAGRFFNEMLNSGLVPNDVIYTSIVDGYCKEGNIAEAISKFRCMLARGILPEVQTYSVLINGLSKKLELREALGIFLELLEKGLVPDVDTYNSLITSFCKICDVDKAFQLYEEMCEKGVEPNTLTYNVLIDGFCKAGDLTEPFQLFDEMTKRGVPLDGSVYNALLSGCCKEEKLEQALELFRDMLEKGLASTLSFNTLIEFLCISNKLQEAHQLLDAMLEEQVNPNHDTYTTLINQYCKVQNMEKAKQLFLEMQQRNLKPATITYRSLLNGYNRMGNRSEVFVVFEEMLGKGIEPDNFTYYVMIDAHCKEGNVMEALKLKDLIFDKRMPISAEAYKAIIKALCKREEYSEALRLLNEMGESGFRLGFASCRTVANDFLREGVMDYAAKVLECMASFGWVSNSISLADIVKGENSGVDLDESKDLMKQTA, translated from the coding sequence ATGCGGGCGCTCACACGTGCGTCCTCACACGTGCTCAATGCCAGAACCAGACCCATGCCCACGCGCCGCTTCTCCTCACAAACGCAGCTCACCGAACAAGAAGCCACAGTACGACAAATCACTAGCATCCTTACGCAAAACGACTGGCAGCGACTTTTGACATCCTCAAACGTACCCAAGAAGCTAAACCCAGATGTGATCCGATCCGTTATCCATCTAAACCGGGCCCACAATTTGACCCGCTTGCTCAGCTTCTTCCACTGGTCCGAACGCCAAATGGGTACCTGCCAAAACGACTTAAAAGTCTTGTCTTtgctttttgttgttttatgcAATTGTAAAATGTACGGGCCCGCTAGTGCTATTGTTAAACGAATGATAAGTGATGGAAATAATTCGGGTTTTGAGATTTTGAGTGCCGTTGATGGCTGCTTTAGAGAATCTGATGAGTTTGCGTGCAAAGGTTTGGTTTTTAATATGTTGATTGATGGGTATAGTAAGATTGGGTTGTTGGATGAAGctgttgatttgttttcgTGTGACACGGGATGTGAATTTGTGCCCAGCTTGTTCAGTTGTAATGCATTGTTGAGGGATTTGTTGAAGGGTaagaaaatggagttgttTTGGAAGGTTTGGgcgaaaatgaataaaatgaatgCAGGgggttttgaatttgatgtttATAGTTATACTACTGTGATAGATGCTTACTTTAAGGTGAGGAATGCTGAGGAAGGAAAGAGAGTGTTTTCGGAAATGGGGGAGAAAGGGTGTCGTCCAAATGTTGCTACTTATAATGTGGTTATTGGTGGCTTGTGTAGAGTGGGATTTGTAGATGAAGCAGTTGAGTTGAAGAATTCGATGGTTGAGAAGGGGTTGGTTCCTGATAGTTATACTTATGTGAATCTTATTTATGGGTTTTCTGCAGCAAAAAGGTTGGGAGATGTGAGATTGGTTTTATCGGAGTTGATTGGAAAGGGTCTGAAACTTGATACTGTTGCATACTATGCACTGATTGATGGATTTGTGAAGCAAGGTGATGTGGAAGAAGCTTTCAGAGTAAAGGATGAGTTGGTTGCTTCTGGTAATCAGATTGACTTGGTCATTTATAACACACTGCTTAAAGGGTTTTGTAAGAGTGGTAAAATGGAAAAAGCAAGGGAAGTGTTAAATGAGATAATTAGAATGGGTATTGAACCTAATTCAAGAACTTATACTTCGTTAATACAGGGTTACTGCAGGATGCGGAAAATGGTTAGTGCTTTTGAGTTGCTTGAtgagatgaagaaaaagaacttGGTCCCCTCTGTATTTACTTACGGTGTGATTATTGATGGACTCTGCCATTGTGGAGATCTACGGCAAATCAATGCTATTTTGGGAGAAATGATTACGAGGGGATTGAAACCAAATGCCATTATCTACACAAATCTTGTTTCGACTtacttcaagaaaaataaacttcaAGAAGCAGGAAAGTTGGTTGAGAGGATGAGAAGAGAAGGAATAACACCAGATGTGTCCTGCTTCAATTCTCTAATAATTGGTCTTTGCAAAGCCAAGAGGATGGATGAAGCAAGGATCTATTTGGTCGAGATGTTAAGGAGAGGATTGAAGCCTAATATTCATTCGTTCAGAGCTTTTATCCTTGGATACTGTATGGCAGGGGAGATGCAGACAGCAGGCAGGTTTTTCAATGAGATGCTAAATTCTGGTCTAGTGCCTAATGATGTAATTTACACATCCATTGTTGATGGGTACTGCAAAGAGGGAAACATAGCAGAAGCTATCTCCAAATTTAGATGCATGCTTGCCCGGGGTATTCTTCCAGAAGTTCAAACTTACAGCGTGCTCATCAATGGCCTTTCGAAGAAATTAGAACTAAGAGAAGCTCTTGGAATCTTCTTAGAACTCCTAGAGAAGGGGTTGGTGCCTGATGTTGACACTTACAATTCCCTTATCACCAGCTTTTGCAAAATATGTGATGTAGATAAGGCTTTTCAACTGTATGAGGAGATGTGTGAAAAAGGAGTTGAACCGAACACCCTTACTTACAATGTATTAATAGATGGCTTCTGCAAAGCTGGAGATTTGACTGAGCCATTTCAGTTATTTGATGAGATGACAAAGAGGGGTGTTCCTCTCGATGGTTCAGTCTACAATGCCCTTCTCTCTGGATGCTGCAAGGAAGAAAAGTTGGAACAAGCTCTGGAGCTGTTTCGAGATATGCTGGAGAAGGGCTTGGCTTCTACCCTTTCCTTCAACACtttaattgagtttttgtGCATAAGTAACAAGCTTCAAGAAGCACACCAATTGTTGGATGCAATGCTAGAAGAGCAGGTTAATCCCAATCATGACACCTACACTACACTTATCAATCAGTATTGCAAGGTGCAAAACATGGAGAAAGCAAAACAACTCTTCTTAGAGATGCAGCAAAGGAATCTGAAGCCGGCAACAATCACTTACAGATCACTTTTAAATGGTTACAATAGAATGGGGAATAGATCTGAGGTTTTTGTTGTGTTTGAAGAAATGTTAGGAAAGGGAATTGAGCCTGATAATTTCACCTATTATGTTATGATTGATGCTCATTGTAAAGAAGGTAACGTGATGGAAGCTTTGAAGTTGAaggatttgatttttgataaGCGTATGCCAATTAGTGCAGAAGCatataaagccatcataaaagctTTATGCAAAAGAGAGGAATATTCTGAAGCGTTGAGGTTGCTTAATGAAATGGGAGAGAGTGGCTTTAGGCTTGGTTTTGCCTCATGTAGGACTGTAGCTAATGATTTTCTCAGAGAAGGCGTTATGGACTATGCTGCAAAGGTTCTGGAGTGTATGGCATCGTTTGGATGGGTTTCAAACTCCATTAGCTTGGCTGACATTGTTAAAGGAGAGAATAGTGGTGTAGATCTTGATGAGTCCAAGGATCTTATGAAGCAAACAGCTTAG
- the LOC102612024 gene encoding acetyl-CoA acetyltransferase, cytosolic 1 codes for MAPAAASDSIKPRDVCIVGVARTPMGGFLGTLSSLSATKLGSIAIEAALKRANVDPSLVQEVFFGNVLSANLGQAPARQAALGAGIPNSVVCTTVNKVCASGLKAIMLASQSIQLGINDVIVAGGMESMSNAPKYLAEARKGSRLGHDSLVDGMLKDGLWDVYNDCSMGTCAELCAEQHSITRENQDDFAVLSFERGIAAQDAGAFAWEIVPVEVSAGRGKPSTIVDKDEGLGKFDPAKLRKLRPSFKENGGTVTAGNASSISDGAAALVLVSGEKVLKLGLQVIAKITGYADAAQAPEMFTTAPALAIPKAISNAGLEASQVDCYEINEAFAVVALANQKLLGLNPDKVNVHGGAVALGHPLGCSGARILVTLLGVLRQKNGKYGVGGVCNGGGGASALVVELV; via the exons ATGGCTCCAGCGGCAGCATCTGATTCGATAAAGCCTAGAG ATGTTTGTATTGTCGGGGTTGCTCGTACACCAATGGGTGGATTTCTTGGTACTCTATCTTCCTTATCTGCTACCAAGCTTGGATCTATCGCTATTGAAG CTGCTCTTAAGAGAGCAAATGTTGATCCATCACTTGTACAAGAAGTTTTCTTTGGTAATGTTCTCAGTGCAAATCTAGGACAGGCTCCTGCTAGACAGGCTGCATTGGGTGCAGGAATTCCGAATTCAGTGGTCTGTACTACTGTTAACAAAGTTTGTGCATCAGGGCTGAAAG CTATAATGCTTGCATCACAGAGTATCCAGTTGGGGATCAATGATGTCATTGTGGCTGGAGGAATGGAAAGCATGTCTAACGCACCTAAATATTTGGCAGAAGCGAG AAAGGGGTCTCGACTTGGACATGATTCTCTGGTTGATGGAATGCTTAAAGATGGATTATGGGATGTTTATAATGATTGTAGCATGGGAACTTGTGCTGAACTTTGTGCTGAACAACATTCAATAACAAGGGAGAATCAG GATGACTTTGCTGTTCTGAGCTTTGAGCGTGGTATTGCTGCCCAAGATGCTGGTGCCTTTGCATGGGAAATTGTTCCA GTTGAAGTTTCTGCGGGAAGGGGAAAACCATCAACCATTGTTGATAAGGATGAAGGTTTAGGCAAG TTTGACCCGGCAAAATTGAGGAAGCTTCGACCAAGTTTCAAGGAGAATGGAGGAACTGTTACGGCTGGCAATGCCTCTAGTATAAG TGATGGAGCTGCAGCATTAGTTCTAGTCAGTGGAGAGAAGGTACTTAAGCTGGGTTTGCAAGTGATCGCCAAGATCACAGGATATGCTGATGCTGCTCAG GCACCAGAGATGTTTACGACAGCTCCAGCCCTAGCCATACCTAAAGCCATTTCAAATGCTGGCTTGGAGGCTTCTCAAGTTGACTGTTACGAAATAAATGAGGCCTTTGCT GTCGTCGCCCTTGCAAACCAGAAATTGCTTGGACTAAATCCT GACAAGGTTAATGTCCATGGTGGAGCAGTAGCTTTGGGACATCCTCTGGGCTGCAGCGGAGCTCGTATCTTGGTCACACTTTTGGGG GTACTTAGGCAGAAAAACGGGAAATACGGTGTTGGTGGCGTTTGCAACGGAGGAGGAGGTGCATCGGCACTTGTTGTAGAGCTTGTGTAA
- the LOC102611736 gene encoding protein NOI4 codes for MAEKGGPLPKFGEWDVNDPASAEGFTVIFNKARNEKKTGGKPDSPVKDDSQFKHGAVLGKPQSKKWFCCMQAARAES; via the exons ATGGCT GAGAAAGGTGGACCATTGCCAAAGTTTGGTGAATGGGATGTGAACGATCCAGCATCAGCGGAGGGATTCACTGTTATTTTCAACAAGGcaagaaatgagaaaaagaCTGGTGGCAAACCTGACTCACCAGTGAAGGATGATTCTCAATTTAAACATGGAGCTGTACTTGGAAAGCCTCAGTCT AAAAAATGGTTTTGCTGCATGCAAGCTGCCCGTGCAGAATCATAG
- the LOC107175702 gene encoding transmembrane emp24 domain-containing protein p24beta2 gives MDTLWCLKHVVLMIMLVGMLSFVRITQGIRFEIDREECVSHNVECEGDTLHCSFVVVKADNPWHYSDEGVELTVTGPSDERVRDFDRRSTATFEFVAYKKGLYKFCFTNKSPYHETPDFDIHVAHYAYHDQHAKDEHINPILDQIAKLEEALYDIHFQQHWFDAQTERQSIGNNFTLISANPDKIWKHSLINGFNLTGKVNKTMSRRAIYKAMLGSFFLITASFLQIHLLKRLFDRKQGLSRV, from the exons ATGGACACATTGTGGTGCTTGAAGCATGTGGTACTAATGATAATGCTGGTGGGTATGCTGAGTTTTGTGAGGATTACACAAGGCATAAGATTTGAAATAGACAGAGAAGAATGTGTGTCTCATAATGTTGAATGTGAAGGTGACACTCTTCATTGTTCTTTTGTTGTCGTTAAGGCTGATAATCCATGGCATTACTCTGATGAAGGTGTTGAACTCACT GTGACGGGACCTTCTGATGAACGTGTTCGTGACTTTGACCGCAGGAGCACTGCAACGTTCGAGTTTGTGGCATACAAGAAAGGGCTTTACAAGTTTTGTTTCACCAACAAGTCTCCTTATCATGAAACTCCTGATTTTGATATACATGTTGCTCACTATGCTTACCACGATCAGCATGCCAAAGACG AGCATATTAATCCCATATTGGATCAGATAGCAAAGCTGGAGGAAGCACTTTACGACATTCACTTTCAACAGCATTGGTTTGATGCTCAGACCGAACGCCAATCCATAGGTAACAACTTTACACTCATTTCCGCTAATCCTGATAAAATCTGGAAACATTCATTGATCAATGGATTTAACTTGACTGGTAAAGTGAATAAAACAATGAGCCGGAGAGCAATCTACAAAGCTATGCTTGGATCCTTTTTCCTTATCACGGCTAGTTTTCTCCAAATCCATCTTTTGAAGCGCTTGTTTGACCGAAAACAAGGACTATCAAGAGTTTAG
- the LOC102611435 gene encoding uncharacterized protein LOC102611435, which produces MSAAAESELEFRAEGDDAWYSVLVGAQGERLTIKYVGFSDNLDEVFEASRFESFEELKEFEGRFRPVSVQLQDEECSKAVEGLPVCASHSFNGFDLRFYDAVMEHVITERHSRAKGEEECLCTFVLVWQHGPGAGIMMEKKIENICLVQSKEKPDRNVALFLERAKEKIGKKCAKRSVSQIHPSEGWAEDINEINRQDADLGGADNYLILIENLEKDLSPSTITEFIHQQTSIVSQSYVFASSSKELYARGAIVLNTHKDLQVLCKFFNNPGHIIISSRGRPWVVARNILWRDISAPTGTCMLKSQKKLQNGNAGISHELKLAYSGTEEFKKAKLLRDLHAEFTFHLERLHKRLATEEKKILQPSPASV; this is translated from the exons ATGTCGGCGGCGGCGGAGAGTGAGTTGGAGTTCCGGGCGGAAGGGGACGACGCGTGGTACAGCGTGCTGGTCGGCGCTCAAGGCGAGAGGCTGACGATAAAGTACGTGGGGTTTTCGGATAACCTGGACGAAGTGTTCGAGGCCAGCAGGTTCGAGAGCTTCGAGGAGTTGAAGGAGTTTGAAGGGAGGTTCCGTCCGGTGTCGGTACAGTTACAGGACGAGGAATGCTCCAAGGCCGTCGAGGGCTTGCCGGTTTGCGCCTCCCACTCTTTCAACGGCTTCGACCTTCGCTTCTACGACGCCGTTATGGAACAC GTGATTACTGAAAGGCATTCTAGAGCAAAGGGGGAAGAAGAGTGTTTGTGCACCTTCGTACTTGTTTGGCAGCATGGCCCCGGTGCCGGCATTATGATGGAGAAGAAGATTGAAAACATATGCCTCGTCCAGTCTAAGGAGAAACCCGATCGAAATGTGGCTTTATTTCTGGAGAGAGCAAAGGAGAAAATT GGTAAAAAGTGTGCCAAGCGGTCGGTCAGTCAAATTCATCCGTCTGAAG GTTGGGCTGAGGATattaatgaaatcaacaggcaAGATGCTGATCTTGGAGGAGCAGACAATTACTTGATATTAATTGAGAACTTGGAGAAAGATTTATCTCCTTCAACAATTACTGAATTCATTCACCAACAGACTTCAATAGTATCTCAATCATATGTTTTCGCAAGTTCGTCAAAGGAGTTGTATGCTCGAGGAGCAATTGTGTTGAATACTCATAAAGATCTTCAagttttatgtaaattttttaataacccAGGACATATCATCATATCCTCTAGAGGAAG GCCGTGGGTGGTGGCCAGAAACATCTTGTGGCGGGATATATCAGCGCCAACTGGGACTTGTATGCTTAAATCTCAG AAGAAACTACAGAATGGCAATGCTGGGATTAGCCATGAATTGAAGCTTGCTTATTCTGGAACTGAGGAGTTCAAGAAAGCAAAGTTGCTGAGGGACTTACACGCGgaatttacttttcatttagaGCGACTACACAAGAGGCTGGCAACAGAGGAGAAGAAGATCTTGCAGCCATCCCCTGCTTCTGTATAG
- the LOC102611149 gene encoding indole-3-glycerol phosphate synthase, chloroplastic, translating to MEGLVYPKTTPRILFPTLNRRPSKFSIVRSIPASAMDAHRRNGVGFTPVRAQKAETKDGSATISSVMEDAETALKAKEWEVGMLINEVAASQGIKIRRRPPTGPPLHYVGPFQFRIQNEGNTPRNILEEIVWHKDVEVTQLKQRRPLSMLKNALDNAPPARDFIGALMAANQRTGLPALIAEVKKASPSRGILREDFDPVEIARSYEKGGAACLSILTDEKYFKGSFENLEAVRSAGVKCPLLCKEFIVDAWQIYYARTKGADAVLLIAAVLPDLDIRYMTKICKMLGLTALVEVHDEREMDRVLGIEGIELIGINNRNLETFEVDISNTKKLLEGERGEIIRQKNIIVVGESGLFTPDDIAYVQEAGVKAVLVGESIVKQDDPGKGITGLFGKDISV from the exons atgGAGGGCTTGGTTTATCCTAAAACGACACCCCGGATTTTGTTTCCAACGCTGAATCGCAGACCCAGTAAGTTTTCAATCGTACGGTCCATTCCGGCCTCCGCAATGGACGCGCACAGACGAAACGGTGTCGGTTTCACGCCCGTTCGAGCTCAAAAG GCTGAGACCAAGGATGGGTCGGCTACAATTTCCTCAGTGATGGAAGATGCTGAAACTGCACTTAAAGCTAAAGAGTGGGAAGTGGGGATGCTGATAAATGAAGTCGCTGCTAGCCAGGGTATAAAAATTAGGAGACGTCCACCGACAGGGCCCCCTTTGCACTATGTGGGACCTTTTCAGTTCCGGATACAGAATGAGGGCAATACACCTCGTAACATTTTGGAGGAGATCGTATGGCACAAGGACGTGGAAGTTACTCAA TTAAAACAGAGGAGGCCATTATCTATGCTCAAAAATGCCCTTGACAATGCTCCTCCAGCTAGAGATTTCATTGGAGCTCTTATGGCTGCCAATCAACGAACTGGACTTCCTGCTCTGATTGCTGAAGTAAAGAAGGCTTCTCCGAGCAGAGGAATCCTAAGAGAGGATTTTGATCCA GTTGAAATTGCCCGATCTTATGAGAAAGGTGGAGCAGCATGTCTCAGTATTTTGACAGatgaaaagtattttaag GGAAGCTTTGAAAACTTGGAGGCTGTAAGGAGTGCAGGAGTGAAG TGCCCCCTATTGTGCAAAGAATTCATTGTAGACGCATGGCAGATCTACTATGCCCGAACTAAAGGTGCAGATGCAGTTCTTCTGATCGCTGCTGTTTTGCCTGATCTTGATATCAGATACATGACTAAGATCTGCAAGATGCTTGGTTTGACTGCACTTGTTGAG GTTCATGACGAGAGGGAAATGGATCGTGTTCTTGGAATTGAGGGGATTGAACTTATTGGTATTAACAATCGGAACCTTG AGACGTTTGAGGTTGATATTAGTAACACAAAGAAACTTCTTGAAGGAGAGCGTGGTGAAATAATCCGTCAAAAGAACATAATT GTGGTTGGTGAATCTGGGCTATTTACTCCCGATGATATCGCATACGTACAAGAAGCTGGTGTTAAAGCT GTTCTGGTTGGGGAGTCAATAGTGAAGCAAGACGACCCCGGGAAGGGAATAACTGGACTTTTTGGAAAAGACATTTCTGTATGA